GCGATAAAGTGGCGGGTGAGTTTACTGATTCTGCTGAGTGCGGCCAGCCTGCCGCTCAGAAGCGAAGTGCACCCTGCGGCAGCCGATCCGGTCTTAGCGGCTGGAGTGCGGCAAACCGTCGCCGGGATCATCAGCTACACCCGCTGGCCGCATCTGAAGGGGGTGCCGCGGCTGTGTGTGTTTCGCTCCGCTACCTATGCGGCGGCGCTGGACGGCATCGACGCCGGCCCCGACCTTTGGCAGGCGATCCCGGTGGCGGATGTCAATCAGGCACTCGCCGAACAGTGTGATGCACTCTATTTTGGCCAGGAGTCGCAGCGGCAGCAGCTGGAGGCGATCGGCGCCTATCTGCCGCGTCCGTTACTGACCATTGCCGAGCAGGCCGCGGACTGCTCGGCAGGCAGCGCTTTCTGCCTTAAGTTTACCGATGACCGGGTCGGTTTCTCGGTCAATCTCGACTCGCTAAGTCGAAGCGGCGTTCGGGTGCATCCCGATGTATTAATGCTGGCATCTGCAGGGAGCAACCGACATGGCTAAACGCAACATCCGCAGGCCCACCTTCAGAAGTACGCTGATTCGCATCAGCGCGATCAGCGTGGTCACGACGCTTATCATCGCCTGGCTGTTTATCTCTGCCACCTCGCTGCTTTCACTGCGCCAGTATGCGGAGAAGAATCTGCAGCTGCTGGCCAGCACCGTCAGCCACAGCGTGGAGGCGGCGGTGGTGTTTCGCGACGCTCATGCGGCGCGGGATACGCTGGCCCAGCTGGGCCGCCAGGGGCAGTTCGCGTCAGCGGTGGTCACCGACAGCGATGGCGAGGAGCTTGCGCGCTGGGCGTGGCCGGAGGAGCGGACGCAGCATATTGACCCGCTGGGGGAGATGGTCTCCCACTGGCTGTTCCCGCGGCCGGTTGAGCAGCCGATCGAGCATAACGGCCAGCGCATCGGCACGCTGACGCTGACCGGCGAAGACAGTACCGTCACCCGCTTTGTTTACCGCTCGCTGGCCGTATTAACCCTGTGCCTGCTGCTGGCCGCGCTGGTCGCGCTACTGATCACCCGTCGGCTGCATCGCGGGCTGGTTTCGGCCTTGCAGACCATTACCGGCGTGGTGCACGAGATCCGCGCCACCCGTCAGTTTTCCCGCCGGGTGCCGCCGTCGGCGATCAGTGAGCTGCACGCCTTTGGCGAAGACTTTAACAGCCTGCTGAATGAGATGGAGAAGTGGCAGCGGCGGGAGCAGCAGGAGAGAGACTCGCTGCTGCAGCGCGCCCTGCGCGATCCGTTAACCGGGCTGGCTAACCGTGCCGCCTTTACCAGCGCGCTGGATAGCGTGCTCAGCGACGCCGAACGTAAGCTGCGCACTGCCCTGTTGTTTATGGACGGTGACGGCTTTAAAAGCATCAACGACCGCTTTGGGCATGCCGCGGGGGACGAAGTGTTGCAGAGCATCGCTTCACGGCTCAGCGAGTGTGCCGGCAGCCGCCAGCTGGCCTGCCGCTTTGGCGGCGACGAGTTTGCGATGATCCTCGAAGGGTTGAACGATGAAGACGAGGTACAGGCGACGATCGCGGCGATCCATCTGCGGATGGAGGAACCGGTGGTGCTCAGCAGCGGCGTAGCGCTGGCGGTGCGGCTGAGCATCGGTTATGCCGTTGCCTGCCAGGCCGCCACGGCCGAGGCGCTGATGGAAGCGGCCGATCGCAGCATGTACAGCGAAAAGGAAAAACGCCGCCCGCGGGTGGCCTGATAACACAAGGAAAATGCAATGAACAAGCGAAACGGGTTTGCCGCGCTGGCGTTAGCGCTGCTGCTGGCCGGCTGCCAGTCAGCTCCTCAGGGAAAATTTACCGCGCAACAGGTTGCTGCGATGCGTGCACAGGGCTTTAACGAAGTGCCGGAGGGCTGGATGCTCGGCCTGTCCGAGAAGATCCTGTTTGGCAAAAACCAGGCCGAGCTGACCACACAAAGCGCCGCCATCGTGCAGCGCATGGCGGCGCAGCTCTCTGCCACCGGCCTGCGCCACGCACGCCTTGACGGGCACACCGATAACTACGGTGAGAAGGCTTATAACGAAGCGCTGTCGCTCAAACGCGCCAACGTGGTGGCCGATGCCTGGGCCCGCGGTGCCGGGATCCCACGCAGCAATCTGACCACTCGTGGGTTGGGTGACAGCAGCCCGGTGCAGAGCAACAAAACGGCGCAAGGCCGGGCTGAAAACCGCCGCGTGGCGGTGGTGATCAGCACCCCCTGACGGACACCCGCTCAGGTGTGACGGCCTGAGTCATCGGGCAGCCGCCCGGCGCGGCGCATAAAACTTCGCGACAGCGCCGACCAGCCCTGCTGGCCCTCGCCATGCGCCAGGCTTTCGATCTGCGCATCACGCAGCGCGCTGGCTAGCGGCTAGCCGCCTGCAGTAACGCCACCACCAGCGGCGAGAGTTCATTACGCAGCGCCGCCCGCTCCGACTGGAACAGGGTGGCGACAAAAAAGCGCTGGCCCGGCAGCTCGATGCCGCGCACGTCGCCGGCGCGATCGTGGGCGTTGATACGCAGCGCGTGACCGGAGAGCTCTGCCACGAAGTCCGGGTTAACGCCGTAGTTACAGTGGTAGCCTTCGGTAATTACCTCCTGGCCATAGATCGCGGCCAGCTGTGTGCCCGGGGTAATGACGATCTCACCGGTTTTTTCCACCAGAGAACAGCTGAGCGGGGCAATCACCAGGCGGCCGCTGCTGTCCGTCTCCGCATGCCCGGCATCCTGCCAGCCGAGCACGTTGCGGGCGTACTCGACCACCGCATACTGAAAACCGCCGCAGGAGCCGAGGAACGGCACGTCGTTTTCACGTGCGTAGGTAATCGCCATAAAGGCACCGTCATCGTGCTGGTATGGGCTGCCTGGCACCAGCCAGATAGCATCATATTCCTGCAATACGTCGGGGGCAGTAATGTCGGGGGTTGGCAGCCAGTGCGGGCTGACGTCGAGATTGAGCGAGCGGGCGGCCAGTTCTGTGGCCAGCGGGATGGCCTGATGCGCAACGGCATCGGCACGGTAGTCACCAACCAGAGCTAAACGAACGTGAAGCGTCATTTCAGTATCCTGTGCGGGTAAAAAAGGATGCTACTGTAAGGGCTGCTGGCTGGCAAGCGTGCCGGCGGCGCGTTGTGATGAATTTTTTCGCCAACAGGAGAGAGAAATGACGCAGCAGTTTAATCAGTACGGACAACCGGTTGGGGCACCTTTGCCGGACTGGCAGCCGGCGGCGTTACCCGCCCGTCAGCCGTTGCAGGGGCGCAGTTGCCGGCTGGAGCCGCTGGCCACCGGGCTGCACGGCGACGAGCTCTATGCCGCCTTTGCCACCGCAGAGGACGATCGTGACTGGACCTACCTGACCGAGGAGCGGCCGCAGACGCTGGCCGATTTTCATCTGTGGCTGGCCCGCCGGGCGGCGGATAAAACGTTCGTCACCTTTACCGTTATCTGCCAGCAGCGCAACCTGCCGGTGGGGCTGGTCAGCTATTTACGTATCGATGCGGCCAACGGTTCGCTGGAGATTGGCGGCGTGACCTGGTCGCCGCTGATGCAGCGCAGCGTTATCGGTACCGAAGCGCTGTGGCTGCTGCTGGATTACGCCTTCCGGCTGGGCTACCGCCGCTGCGAGTGGAAGTGTGATGCGCTAAATGCCCCTTCGCGTAACGCGGCGCTGCGGCTGGGGTTCACCTACGAGGGCACCTTCCGGCAGATGATGACGCGCAAGGGGCGCTCGCGCGATTCGCAGTGGTACGCGATTATCGACGGCGAGTGGCCCGCGATCGGCCAGGCCATTACCCGTTGGCTGGCCCCGGATAATTTCGATGATGAAGGTCGGCAGCGCCAGCCGCTGGCCGCATTACTGCGGGCGGCTCAGGCGGTAGACGGCGGTGCTGACCGGGCCGCTCTCCAGCACGATCAGTCCGAAATGAATCCCGGTTAACGCAGCCCCGACGCTGACCGCCACCGCCCGGCTGGCACGGTTCTCTTCGGCGGCGAGGATCTCAATCGCCGTCACCTCCGGGCGGCTGAACGCGCGTGCTGCCAGCTGGCGCACCGCCTGACGGGCCACGCCTTTACGCTGTTCACTGCTGGCTACCCAGTAGCCGATCGAGCAGGGTACCGCGCCATCCGGGTGAAAACGTAGCCCGGCCCCGCCCAGCAGGCGGCCATCTTCAGCAAACAGGCCCAGCTCGTCGGATTTTCCCTGACGTCGCTCCAGATGGGTGAGGCTAAACCACTGAAGCGCCTGCTCCTCGGTGAAATCCGCGTGAGCCCACAGCAGCCAGGGTTTCAGCGTATCCAGCGACTGGTTTACCGCGCGGGCGAACGCGGCGGCGTCACTCTCTTCATAGGGCCTGATCACAATATTCATGGTCGCCTCCTGGCAACGAGCGGTTTTACAGCGTCTGTTTAACGATAAAAAAATTCTTTGGCGCAGGCAAGGACGGCAGGTTGCGGAAATGATTAAGTTTTTTTCGAAACCAGAGTCTGAAGTGTAATTTTAAGTTTACAATGTTGTGGTTAGTTGTTTTCGGCTGATTATATTTAACTTTATGTTTTTTATTTATTTTTTGTTTGGCTGGTCATCTTCCTGTTTGTGGGTGGTAATAAATGTGTACGTTCGTCATTTGTGTTTTGTACGCATTCTGGTACAGTTGCTCTCAACCTCACTTGAGGATCCCTTTTAACCGAATACTCCAGGATGACGATCATGCAAAAAGATGCGCTGAATAACGTTCATATCGCTGACGAACAGGTTCTGATTACGCCGGAAGAGCTGAAAAAGCAGTTCCCGCTGAACAGCGTGCTGGAGCAGCAGATTGCGGCTTCCCGCCAGACCATCTCTGACATTATCAGCGGCAAAGATCACCGCCTGCTGGTGGTGTGCGGGCCCTGCTCGATTCACGATACCGAAGCGGCGCTCGACTATGCCCGTCATCTGAAAACGCTGGCCGATGAGGTGGGCGACCAGCTCTACATTGTGATGCGCGTCTACTTTGAAAAACCGCGTACCACCGTCGGCTGGAAAGGGCTGATTAATGACCCGTACATGGACAACTCGTTCGATATGGAAGCCGGCCTGCACATTGCCCGCCAGCTGCTGCTGAACCTGGTGGAAATGGGCCTGCCGCTGGCCACCGAAGCGCTGGATCCTAACAGCCCGCAGTACCTTGGCGACCTGTTCAGCTGGTCAGCGATCGGCGCACGTACCACCGAATCGCAGACCCACCGCGAGATGGCTTCCGGCCTGTCGATGCCGGTTGGCTTCAAAAACGGCACCGACGGCAGCCTGGGCACCGCCATCAACGCCATGCGTGCTGCAGCGATGCCGCACCGTTTTGTCGGCATCAACCAGTCCGGCCAGGTGTGCCTGCTGCAGACTCAGGGCAACCCGGACGGCCATGTGATCCTGCGCGGCGGCAAAACGCCGAACTACGGTCCGAATGATGTCGCACAATGTGAAAAAGAGATGCAGCAGGCGGGACTCCGTCCATCCTTGATGATAGATTGCAGTCACGGTAATTCTAATAAGGACTTCCGTCGCCAGTCCGGCGTTGCTGAGTCTGCGGTTGCGCAGATCAAAGACGGCAACCGTTCAATTATGGGCCTGATGCTGGAGAGCCATCTGCACGAAGGCAACCAGTCTTCCGAGCAGCCGCGCAGCGCGATGCGCTACGGCGTTTCCGTCACTGATGCCTGCATCAACTGGGAAACCACCGAGAGCCTGCTGCGGGAGATCCATCAGGATCTGAACGGCGTACTGGCGGCGCGTCTGTCGCACGAGGGTTAATGAAGTATGGTGGCTGAGCTGACCGCACTACGCGATCAAATCGATGAAACGGATAAGGCGCTGCTGGATCTGCTGGCGAAACGGCTGGCGCTGGTAGCGGAAGTGGGTGAGGTGAAAAGCCGCTACGGGCTGCCGATTTACGTCCCCGAGCGTGAGGCCTCCATGCTGGCCTCGCGCCGCAAAGAGGCGGAACAGCTGGGCGTGCCCCCGGATCTGATCGAAGATGTGCTGCGCCGCGTGATGCGCGAGTCGTACACCAGTGAAAACGATAAGGGCTTTAAAACGCTTAATCCGGGACTGCGCTCGGTGGTGATCGTCGGCGGCCGCGGCCAGATGGGGCGGCTGTTTGAAAGAATGCTGACCCTGTCCGGTTACCAGGTCGAGATCCTCGATAAAGAGGACTGGCATCGCGCCGACGCGCTGCTGGCGAATGCCGGTATGGTGATCGTCAGCGTGCCGATCCATCTGACCGAACAGGTGATCGCCGAACTGCCGCCGCTGCCGCAGGACTGCATCCTTGTCGATCTCTGCTCGGTGAAGAACAAACCGCTGCAGGCGATGCTGGCCGCGCACGGCGGTCCT
This portion of the Erwinia sp. E602 genome encodes:
- a CDS encoding YfiR family protein, which codes for MAIKWRVSLLILLSAASLPLRSEVHPAAADPVLAAGVRQTVAGIISYTRWPHLKGVPRLCVFRSATYAAALDGIDAGPDLWQAIPVADVNQALAEQCDALYFGQESQRQQLEAIGAYLPRPLLTIAEQAADCSAGSAFCLKFTDDRVGFSVNLDSLSRSGVRVHPDVLMLASAGSNRHG
- a CDS encoding OmpA family protein, with the protein product MNKRNGFAALALALLLAGCQSAPQGKFTAQQVAAMRAQGFNEVPEGWMLGLSEKILFGKNQAELTTQSAAIVQRMAAQLSATGLRHARLDGHTDNYGEKAYNEALSLKRANVVADAWARGAGIPRSNLTTRGLGDSSPVQSNKTAQGRAENRRVAVVISTP
- the tyrA gene encoding bifunctional chorismate mutase/prephenate dehydrogenase; this translates as MVAELTALRDQIDETDKALLDLLAKRLALVAEVGEVKSRYGLPIYVPEREASMLASRRKEAEQLGVPPDLIEDVLRRVMRESYTSENDKGFKTLNPGLRSVVIVGGRGQMGRLFERMLTLSGYQVEILDKEDWHRADALLANAGMVIVSVPIHLTEQVIAELPPLPQDCILVDLCSVKNKPLQAMLAAHGGPVLGLHPMFGPDSGSLAKQVVVWCDGRQPEAYQWFLEQIQVWGARLHRISAVEHDQNMAFIQALRHFATFAYGLHLAEENVQLDQLLALSSPIYRLELAMVGRLFAQDPQLYADIIMSSESNLALIKRYYKRFGEAIGLLEQGDKQAFIASFRRVEQWFGDHAQRFQAESRILLKQANDSRP
- a CDS encoding 3-deoxy-7-phosphoheptulonate synthase, whose amino-acid sequence is MQKDALNNVHIADEQVLITPEELKKQFPLNSVLEQQIAASRQTISDIISGKDHRLLVVCGPCSIHDTEAALDYARHLKTLADEVGDQLYIVMRVYFEKPRTTVGWKGLINDPYMDNSFDMEAGLHIARQLLLNLVEMGLPLATEALDPNSPQYLGDLFSWSAIGARTTESQTHREMASGLSMPVGFKNGTDGSLGTAINAMRAAAMPHRFVGINQSGQVCLLQTQGNPDGHVILRGGKTPNYGPNDVAQCEKEMQQAGLRPSLMIDCSHGNSNKDFRRQSGVAESAVAQIKDGNRSIMGLMLESHLHEGNQSSEQPRSAMRYGVSVTDACINWETTESLLREIHQDLNGVLAARLSHEG
- a CDS encoding GNAT family N-acetyltransferase, whose translation is MTQQFNQYGQPVGAPLPDWQPAALPARQPLQGRSCRLEPLATGLHGDELYAAFATAEDDRDWTYLTEERPQTLADFHLWLARRAADKTFVTFTVICQQRNLPVGLVSYLRIDAANGSLEIGGVTWSPLMQRSVIGTEALWLLLDYAFRLGYRRCEWKCDALNAPSRNAALRLGFTYEGTFRQMMTRKGRSRDSQWYAIIDGEWPAIGQAITRWLAPDNFDDEGRQRQPLAALLRAAQAVDGGADRAALQHDQSEMNPG
- a CDS encoding CTP synthase, which produces MTLHVRLALVGDYRADAVAHQAIPLATELAARSLNLDVSPHWLPTPDITAPDVLQEYDAIWLVPGSPYQHDDGAFMAITYARENDVPFLGSCGGFQYAVVEYARNVLGWQDAGHAETDSSGRLVIAPLSCSLVEKTGEIVITPGTQLAAIYGQEVITEGYHCNYGVNPDFVAELSGHALRINAHDRAGDVRGIELPGQRFFVATLFQSERAALRNELSPLVVALLQAASR
- a CDS encoding GNAT family N-acetyltransferase, which translates into the protein MNIVIRPYEESDAAAFARAVNQSLDTLKPWLLWAHADFTEEQALQWFSLTHLERRQGKSDELGLFAEDGRLLGGAGLRFHPDGAVPCSIGYWVASSEQRKGVARQAVRQLAARAFSRPEVTAIEILAAEENRASRAVAVSVGAALTGIHFGLIVLESGPVSTAVYRLSRPQ
- the dgcN gene encoding diguanylate cyclase DgcN — protein: MAKRNIRRPTFRSTLIRISAISVVTTLIIAWLFISATSLLSLRQYAEKNLQLLASTVSHSVEAAVVFRDAHAARDTLAQLGRQGQFASAVVTDSDGEELARWAWPEERTQHIDPLGEMVSHWLFPRPVEQPIEHNGQRIGTLTLTGEDSTVTRFVYRSLAVLTLCLLLAALVALLITRRLHRGLVSALQTITGVVHEIRATRQFSRRVPPSAISELHAFGEDFNSLLNEMEKWQRREQQERDSLLQRALRDPLTGLANRAAFTSALDSVLSDAERKLRTALLFMDGDGFKSINDRFGHAAGDEVLQSIASRLSECAGSRQLACRFGGDEFAMILEGLNDEDEVQATIAAIHLRMEEPVVLSSGVALAVRLSIGYAVACQAATAEALMEAADRSMYSEKEKRRPRVA